A window of Arcobacter sp. CECT 8986 contains these coding sequences:
- a CDS encoding dynamin family protein, with amino-acid sequence MKLLQQFINEYKTAYEKKEIVYEDSIVGEINRVKDLLLDDDFMPSVQLRSILDKFNRKARYPMEVAITGQFSAGKSTFLNALLSRNILPTGITPVTSKVNFINYGEEYKLKITYKSGAEEYHSIDAIADFTDQRKDELDDVKYLTLYAPMDILKDISFVDTPGLNSQSQNDTETTRRVLRDVGGIIWLTLIDNAGKMSEAEVLEEYMQQFKNKSLCVLNQKDKFTQEQITTTTNYIKTKFGKYFAEVIPISAKQALDSRQHQKNILLESAYSQITTEFKAKLSENLQVNSINFFEKEFEEFKKEVCAINSKDDTQDLKLLEESNITKVLEFIENTIRPQAKEAKEFSIKNDLKGVCDILIKEYETIIGSYNSLEDILKTTEDKVLEAFDNIYKKYSKDLYNIYNSLESIMEKIANETFKNIKRVESTRFQESKGNFLTGTKIEKVEYSTFWIDSDNVYKSLFYDDQTIDKMFKRSIKMLKNNELQTDEAFREVYRKLESEVHKWQEAYEKIRKHREIASDLEFSNTRHFAAKVHENVLKDYQKAILENISALRKKFAYFNGALSYSYIQTTQATIGHFEQQIKESEDLYKKEPTKFSIHHPREDEILSKLRANFAFEKIEDFLTSKRNYLFKIIKYSKEQYLEINKDRIRFVESKKQNFDNKIKKLTEIKESI; translated from the coding sequence ATGAAGATAGTATTGTAGGTGAAATAAATAGAGTAAAAGATTTATTATTAGATGATGATTTTATGCCATCAGTGCAATTAAGATCTATTTTAGATAAGTTTAATAGAAAAGCTAGATACCCAATGGAAGTTGCTATCACTGGACAGTTTTCCGCTGGTAAATCAACTTTTTTGAATGCTTTATTATCAAGAAATATTTTACCAACTGGTATTACTCCTGTTACTTCTAAAGTAAACTTTATTAACTATGGTGAAGAGTATAAATTAAAAATTACATACAAATCAGGTGCAGAAGAGTATCATAGTATTGATGCAATTGCAGATTTTACAGACCAAAGAAAAGATGAATTAGATGATGTTAAATATTTAACATTATATGCTCCAATGGATATTTTAAAAGATATCTCTTTTGTTGATACTCCAGGTCTTAACTCTCAAAGTCAAAATGATACAGAAACTACAAGAAGAGTTTTAAGAGATGTAGGTGGAATTATTTGGTTAACATTAATTGATAATGCAGGAAAAATGAGTGAAGCAGAAGTACTTGAAGAGTATATGCAACAATTCAAAAATAAATCATTATGCGTATTAAACCAAAAAGATAAATTTACACAAGAGCAAATAACTACAACAACAAACTATATAAAAACAAAATTTGGAAAGTATTTTGCAGAAGTTATACCAATTTCAGCAAAACAAGCACTTGATTCAAGACAACATCAAAAAAATATTTTATTAGAATCAGCATACTCGCAAATAACAACAGAATTTAAAGCAAAACTTAGTGAAAACTTACAAGTAAATTCAATAAACTTTTTTGAAAAAGAGTTCGAAGAATTTAAAAAAGAAGTTTGTGCTATTAATTCAAAAGATGATACACAAGATTTAAAACTATTAGAAGAATCAAATATTACTAAAGTTTTAGAGTTCATTGAAAATACAATAAGACCTCAAGCTAAAGAAGCAAAAGAGTTCTCTATTAAAAACGATTTAAAAGGTGTATGTGATATCTTAATAAAAGAGTACGAAACAATTATAGGTTCTTATAACTCACTAGAAGATATTTTAAAAACTACAGAAGATAAAGTACTTGAAGCTTTTGATAATATCTATAAAAAATACTCTAAAGATTTATATAATATATATAATTCATTAGAATCAATTATGGAAAAAATTGCAAATGAAACATTTAAAAATATCAAAAGAGTAGAATCAACAAGATTTCAAGAAAGCAAAGGTAATTTTTTAACGGGAACAAAAATAGAAAAAGTTGAATATAGCACTTTTTGGATAGATAGTGATAATGTTTATAAAAGTCTATTTTATGATGACCAAACAATTGATAAGATGTTTAAACGTTCTATTAAAATGCTTAAAAATAATGAACTTCAAACAGATGAAGCTTTTAGAGAAGTATATAGAAAACTTGAATCAGAAGTTCATAAATGGCAAGAAGCTTATGAAAAAATAAGAAAACATAGAGAAATTGCATCAGATTTAGAGTTTTCAAATACAAGACACTTTGCAGCTAAAGTACATGAAAATGTATTAAAAGATTATCAAAAAGCAATTTTAGAAAATATCTCAGCTTTAAGAAAAAAGTTTGCATATTTTAATGGAGCATTATCTTACTCTTATATTCAAACAACACAAGCAACTATTGGACACTTTGAACAACAAATAAAAGAATCTGAAGATTTATATAAAAAAGAGCCTACTAAATTTAGTATTCATCACCCAAGAGAAGATGAAATACTTTCTAAATTAAGAGCAAATTTTGCATTTGAAAAAATTGAAGACTTTTTAACTTCAAAAAGAAATTATCTATTTAAAATAATTAAGTACTCAAAAGAGCAATATTTAGAAATAAATAAAGATAGAATAAGATTTGTAGAATCTAAAAAACAAAATTTTGATAATAAAATCAAAAAACTTAC